In the genome of Juglans microcarpa x Juglans regia isolate MS1-56 chromosome 6S, Jm3101_v1.0, whole genome shotgun sequence, the window GACtcgagctcgaacaaagaaaaatctcaaGTTTGGTCTCaagctcggcaagccaaagaccggctcggctcgattacaTCTCTATGTATAAGTCTTGcacaaatcttttataaaaaaatagactccactatgaaaagttcaaaaaactatttttttttttttgcgaggtccacttttttagaaaaagtttGTAAAAGGCTTTTTCATTTGGAGTTTGTCCATAgtattattcattttcattagGAAGTTTCCTTTTTACAAGGCCTAGTATTTAAAAACTCgatttatatactataataaaataggGTATTTTGTAGTGCTTTTGAGGTCTTATAAAGTAAGGTTCGAAAAATCGAAATCAGGTTTGGAGttcattaaaattttgaatcgaTTAGTTCAATGttgataaaaagtattaaaaaatatatataatgcaattgAAACATTTTATATCATGTACAAACGAGTATGCAATATAAATCCATTgactagtttcaataaaaataagatacgAATGTaaatagtttcaataaatataaataaccttagttgtgcatatatttttgcCTCATATACGAAAAGATAAAAGACCATTTAGAGTTATAAGCACATGAcaaatttaatgtaaaatacTCATTTATCTCTTAAGTCttggctacgtttgggtaccaagagtatctcaagtactctcactactattctttactttattattacttttcacctacttttttactattcattactttttacctactatttattattctattcttACTTTtgactactattcacaaacattctcaacacttctcaaatattctcactacccaaacgtagccttagttattttgttcaattaaagaaaataaaaactatatgttttatctttcaatttttctataatttttattgaatacaatgatgaaaaagttaatatatatttagctCCATCAtatttttgaacaaaaaattaaaaaaaaaatcagatgttAGACAacgtaaaaataaatatagttttgaaTTGGTCTAAATAGGCCCAAATCAGACCGAATCGGACGATTGAAGTGtttcaataaataattaaaaaaattcattaaaaccGATTTAGTATCTTATCGATTTAATTTGAGAGtacgtttagatattaaactgagttgagttgagaaaataaaatattattagaatattattttttaatattatcattattttgagatttaaaaaaattgaattgtttattaaattttgtattggaatttgaaaaagttgtaatgatgagttgagatgaattgagtttgatttaattttcaaatgtaCCCTGAATTAAACTAAAGTattcacaaacaaatttaaaataaaaaaacgtaGTTTACTAGTACATGTTGATTTATAGATCTAAAATTTTCTAATCAAATTGATTGATccaattaaaagagaaatatagatgtaaagtaattaaaataagaatcgAGCTCCAAACACGCCCTTAATTCCAAACAAGTTGAAGGGAACCCCGGGAAAGACAACAGTTGAACCAACGAACTGTCAAAATCCCGAGCCTTGGAAAAATGCAACAAACGATGGCTCACAAAAATCACCCAAACAACAAAGCCGACGTAGCTGCTTCTCTGCTAAAAACATGTTCATCCCTTTCTCAGCTCAAGCAAATCCACGCCCACATCTTCCGCTTTGATCTCCACAGAAACGCTTCCTTAGCTTCCACTCTCGTTTCTCTCTATGCCTCTCTCTACTCCCCTCTATACTCCCGTCTcgtcttctcttctttctctcacccaaatctctctctcttcaaccaAGCCATTAGAGCTTTCTCCAAGATTCCGTCGCTTTGTTCTGAATCACTGAATTTGTATGCCCAGATGATTCGTTTTGGGATTAGACCAGACAATTTTACATACCCCTTTTTGCTTAACTCTTGCGCCTGTCTTAATGATCTTTGTCGTGGAACTGAAATCCATGGACACGTTGTGAAAACGGGTTTTGGTGTGTGTGTTCCAGTCTCGAATGCTTTGATTGATATGTATGGTAAATGTGGTGCGTTGGAGAAGGCACGTCGGCTGTTTGATGAATTGGGTGCAAAAGGAGATGTTGTGTCCTATAATTCTCTTCTAGGGGCTCATGCCAGAGTTGGGGAGGATATGGTAAATGCCCAAGAATTGTTTGATGGGATGCCGGTCAGAAATGTGATATCCTGGAATGCAATGATTGTGGGTTATGTAAATAGTGGAGATCTAGGTTCGGCCCGTGCTATTTTTGATAGGATGCCTCAGAGAAATTCCGTTTCTTGGACTGCGATGTTGGTGGGTTATACTAAAAATGGGCTCATTGATGCGGCTAAAGCTCTCTTTGATGAAATGCCGGAAAAGAGTTTGGTTTGTTGGACAGCAATGATTTCTGGGTGTGCACAAAATGGGAGACCAAGCGAAGCACTGGAACTGTTCCGGAGGATGGAGAAAGCACATGTAAGACCAGATGCTTATACTATAACTGCAGTAATATCTGCATCGGCACAATTGGG includes:
- the LOC121237805 gene encoding putative pentatricopeptide repeat-containing protein At5g37570, coding for MQQTMAHKNHPNNKADVAASLLKTCSSLSQLKQIHAHIFRFDLHRNASLASTLVSLYASLYSPLYSRLVFSSFSHPNLSLFNQAIRAFSKIPSLCSESLNLYAQMIRFGIRPDNFTYPFLLNSCACLNDLCRGTEIHGHVVKTGFGVCVPVSNALIDMYGKCGALEKARRLFDELGAKGDVVSYNSLLGAHARVGEDMVNAQELFDGMPVRNVISWNAMIVGYVNSGDLGSARAIFDRMPQRNSVSWTAMLVGYTKNGLIDAAKALFDEMPEKSLVCWTAMISGCAQNGRPSEALELFRRMEKAHVRPDAYTITAVISASAQLGRADIANWIASYVEQEGIEQNDLVLTALVDMHAKCGNMEEACSVFDQIHQQDVFSYSALITGLASHGHGVKALEIFHRMLAENVEPDQITFVGVLTACSHTGLFEDGMRYWESIIKDHKIVPDTNLFSCMVDMLGRAGKLNEAYKLVESMPMGPQPGALGALLAACRTYGNVEIAEIVAKQLFKLEPENTGNYMLLSSIYASRERWDEARRIREAMKERIKIKLPGCSWVEINCCDHGIQVKN